From the Lathyrus oleraceus cultivar Zhongwan6 chromosome 4, CAAS_Psat_ZW6_1.0, whole genome shotgun sequence genome, one window contains:
- the LOC127075027 gene encoding dolichol-phosphate mannose synthase subunit 2 produces the protein MELADRSVGFLLSFISLSIFTYYTFWVIILPFVDGDHFVHKYFLPQEYAILIPVSACVALLCLLCIFIGFVMLKSKKKKA, from the exons ATGGAATTGGCAGACAGATCAGTTGGATTTCTATTGTCCTTTATAAGCTTATCGATATTCACTTATTATACTTTCTGGGTTATCATCCTG CCATTTGTAGATGGTGATCATTTCGTACACAAGTATTTCTTACCCCAAGAATATGCCATACTAATACCGGTTTCGGCTTGCGTGGCTCTTCTTTGCCTCTTATGCATATTTATTGGGTTTGTGATGCTCAAATCCAAGAAGAAGAAGGCATAA